The proteins below are encoded in one region of Apium graveolens cultivar Ventura chromosome 4, ASM990537v1, whole genome shotgun sequence:
- the LOC141720855 gene encoding putative nucleoredoxin 2 → MKNEKRTEHGLETSKLDEPHGVVVINSSKFMSLLASPDRDFLLSSDGTQVKVSELEGKVIGIYFSANWYPPCRSFNHLLINTYEQIKSCSSEFEIVFVSSDEDLDAFNTFHAGMPWLAIPFSDLEAKKELNRRFDVEGIPCLVILQPNNNKDDNIATFNDGVELIYRYGVQAFPFTKERFEELQEEDRKNEESQTITSLLVSHKRDFLLSHANNKKVPVGSLIGKTTGLYFSAQWCIPGRKFTPKLISIYKKIKEILLKEVVDVVQGFEIVYVSSDNNETEFKSEFDSMPWLALPFGDDANKNLAKYFDVRGIPSLIIIGPNGKTVTRNGRNLINLYQQNAYPFTEARVEMLEKKMDEEAKNLPKSEFHTGHRHELSLVSQGSGGGPFICCDCEEQGSGWAYQCIQCGYEVHPKCVRAVERDTNSDS, encoded by the exons ATGAAGAACGAGAAGAGGACTGAACATGGACTCGAGACTTCCAAATTGGATGAACCTCATGGGGTAGTAGTCATTAACTCGTCAAAATTTATGTCCCTCTTAGCTTCTCCAGATCGTGATTTTCTGCTTTCTTCCGACGGCACTCAG GTAAAAGTATCTGAGCTTGAAGGCAAGGTGATCGGCATTTACTTTTCAGCAAATTGGTATCCTCCATGTCGAAGCTTCAACCACCTTTTGATCAATACTTATGAACAAATTAAGAGCTGTAGTTCAGAATTTGAGATTGTGTTTGTGTCGTCTGATGAAGATTTGGATGCCTTTAATACTTTTCACGCAGGCATGCCATGGTTAGCAATTCCATTTTCTGATTTGGAGGCAAAAAAAGAGTTGAACCGAAGGTTTGATGTAGAAGGCATTCCTTGTTTGGTTATTTTACAACCTAACAACAACAAAGATGACAATATCGCTACATTTAACGATGGCGTCGAACTGATTTATCGCTATGGAGTCCAAGCTTTCCCCTTCACTAAAGAAAGATTTGAGGAACTGCAAGAAGAGGATAGAAAAAATGAAGAGAGCCAGACGATTACTAGTTTGCTTGTAAGTCATAAAAGAGACTTTCTCTTGTCTCATGCAAACAATAAGAAG GTGCCAGTTGGTTCCTTAATCGGCAAGACAACCGGGCTTTACTTCTCGGCCCAATGGTGCATTCCTGGTAGGAAGTTCACTCCAAAGTTGATATCCATATACAAGAAGATTAAAGAAATATTGCTAAAAGAAGTTGTTGATGTTGTTCAAGGCTTTGAGATTGTTTATGTGTCAAGTGATAACAATGAAACTGAATTTAAGTCTGAATTTGATAGTATGCCATGGCTAGCATTGCCTTTTGGGGATGATGCAAACAAAAACTTAGCGAAATATTTTGATGTCCGAGGAATACCTAGCTTGATAATTATCGGACCAAATGGTAAAACTGTGACAAGAAACGGGAGGAACCTTATCAATCTGTACCAACAAAATGCATACCCTTTCACTGAGGCAAGAGTTGAAATGCTTGAGAAAAAAATGGACGAGGAGGCAAAAAACCTCCCGAAATCCGAGTTTCATACTGGCCATAGGCATGAGCTCAGCTTAGTTTCACAGGGTTCAGGAGGAGGGCCATTTATATGTTGTGATTGTGAAGAACAAGGATCTGGTTGGGCTTATCAATGCATCCAATGTGGATACGAAGTCCATCCCAAATGTGTCAGGGCAGTGGAACGTGACACAAACAGCGATAGTTGA